GACTGAAGTACTGTAAGTTTAACCCTATGATCATTTGTTGCTCACCGATGTAGGCTACTTTATCAGTCACCATGTATTTATTATGGTTCACTCTGGAATACGGAATATCAGACTGGTTCCCCACAGGCACAATGTACAATTTCTGAAAAACAGGACAGTGATTTTACTCGTTTAACAGTGAGGGTTTCATGTCTATCTGGCTGTGCCTCACTATTTGAATGCTGATGTCATGGAGGGGGCTGTCCAGCGAGGCCAGAGACCGAAGGAAGGGCAGCATGGCTGGATCCGAGTCCCGACCGCAGCTGATCAGCATCCGGACCTTCACCCTCCTCTCAAACGCAGCCACCCTGATGGCGTCATCGATGAAGGGCCAGTACCTGTTCAGTGGAAGCATTCAGACTGAGCACAGAGCAAAGGAGGCGTGAAGGAACATGGTTTCCTCTGGAGCTCAGCTCGACCTCTGATGCTCTACAAAGCGTGTGGTGGGGAAGTACTCCATGACGGCGACATCGACGTAGTGCTGAGCTTctgagatggaggagagaataGCTTCCAGATCCTGAGTCCTCGATGGAGGGAAGAACGACGGTGGGGCTCCCTGGAGACAAATACAAATGCTTAATTCATAGAACTGGACCTTTGTGTGGTTAAAGGGTTGGAGCTAAAACTAAACTTTAAGACACAGCTTCTGTGGAAATGCTCCTTCATCCATCAGAATAACTGTGTCCTGTAAAATTGAACTGAAACCTAAGGAACTGACTGCGAGGTAGATCCTGCTGGAGACGTTCCCGTCCTccaccagcagggggtgctgtttGTTGATGCTGGTGTCGTACTCTGACGGCCACGGATGCGGCAGAGAGCTGTTGGCTGTTCCCATCACCCAGTACGACTCAAAGAACTTCTGGAGGTCGGTTGCCAGACTGGAGCAGTTGTAAACCACTACTCCCAGTTCCTTCACCTACAGTAGAGAGGGGAGGCGTTCAGGCCAATGTTGAAAATAAGCATCCGGAACCAGCGGCTTCTGTGGGTCTTGCCTGTGTGAGAGCTCTCCAGTCCATGTTGGCACTTCCAATAAACACGTGTTTTTGGTCGACGATCCAGAACTTGCTGTGGAGGACGCCGTTCGTGAGGCGGCCGAAGTTCACCTTTCTCACACGAACGCCTGCAGCCGAcgagaagcagagaagaggagctgATTCAGCACACGCACGCGCCGTGCACGCGCCGTGCACGTGACGAGCGAGAAGCTCCCGACCTTTCTGTTTCAAGACCCTCAGATCGGTGGAGTTGGTTCTGACGCTGGGAACACTGGTCACCACTCGGACGGACACGTTCCTGGAGGGCAGCTCTCCCAGCGCGTCCAGGATGCCCTTTCCCTGCGTTGGAAGGACACAACGGCAGCGATGGACGGATTTTCCACCAAAACAAAATCACCGAGACCCAGACGGAGGTTTTCATGTGTGTGGGTGATGCTCAGAACTCACAGGGATGTCAGAGGAAGAGTTGACGTTGATGTCCTCGCCCGTTAAAGTCCAGTAAAAAGAcgccacctccacctgctccgttgccatggagatgagCTGATTCCAGACTTCTCCGAGAGGAATTCCGAATGTTACATTGGCCTTATACTTCACATGTTGGGGAATGCTCTCCACAAGGGCCAAACTGAgcaacagaacacaaaacagagctgTATTTAAAAACCAACatagtactgtacatacataaataCCTACTGTAAGTACCTTAACTTCAGTACTTCCTGGATGCAGTCATGTGTTCACCTCTTCACCCAAGCAGTCAACCACTACATTTAACCTTCTGCTTTGCTACAGTATCTGTCACTTCTGCTACTGTAAATCTGGATCAGTTCCCAGTACTGCACTGGTTCACCTGCACTGGTTCACGGAGGACCGGCCGCCGCCGTCGTCCTGAGGAAGCGCCCCCGGGTCCTTCGGTGGCGGGGGTCTCTCCAGAACAGCGACCGCGAGCAGAACCCCCAGAAGGGTGAGACAGGCCAGAACCACGGCCAGCAGCACACAGCTGGTGGACCTCTGAAACACAGCGCGCTTTAGAGCCAAACCGTGAGCCACAGCTCGCTGAAGGTTTCATGTCCTACCGCTTTGGGGGAAACGGACTCGTCGTGAAGGCTTCTGTACGATGAAGTCATCTTCCTTTTCAAGCCGTTCCTCTGCAAACAGGAAATTAGTCCGACAGAAAATAAATCATCTAAGTAGTGACAGTAAAAGCAACTTACACACAGCAGAtgctgatacacacacacactttacagcaGCGCACAACAAACTCGCTTCTCACTCTTCCAGCTTCCACTCGCACTGAGGTGAAGCGATATCTGTTCGAAACATCGGCACAGTTCCTGTTTTTGAGTTTCATTTCAGGTTAAATCTGCTCTAAAAACACACTACAGTCTGTGAGCAAAACAGACGAGACGCAAACAGCAGTagtctttatttagttttattttaaagtggaATCATCATCTACAAATCATACATGTCAGCTAACATTACAACAAATCATTGTGTGAGGGGCGCAGGTTAAAGCTCAGCTCCTGAAGGACTCCAGCTTCAACTTAATGCTCCCAAAAAgatgaacagcagcaacaaacaaaaaataaactaaaacattCATTTAATGCTCAACTTTGTAAACCACCGCTGCGCTCGGCTGCAGGAAACCTCCCAATAAAGTACGAGTGGACAATCTacagcaggaaggagggaaaCTGACAGCGGCGGGTGGACTGGAGGGGCAGTTTCCCTGCTTCGACCTCAGCAGCATCAGATACGTTTACTACATTAGTGCAAAGACACAGTTGAGAGGTACTTGgtagcatatatatatatatatatacacacactggaCAGAACTCGGATTACATGGTCGGATTACATTACACACCACACAATCTACTGTCATGTGAGCGTCTGTGGCGACCTTGTGACTCGAGTGGCTGAAGAAATGTAAGCGTCGCCTTTAGTGCAGATCAACAAACAAGCGTGTGCTGAGCTCAGTACAAACTGATAAAAGGAGCCTCATGATTGTCTTTGGCCAGATCCTCAGAGGGAAGTGTTCTCCAACACCACCCAGCGCAGGTTTCAAGCCTGAACCCTAGTGTTTTACAAGGAGCCGAGCTGGTGGTTGCCAGGTTGGAACAAGGATTTAACACTTGGGCGTGTTCCTACCATGGGAAATACctgaataaatactgtacacaggaAATGGCTGCAACCGTGTGATAGAAAGAGGATTTGACCCATGACTAAGGTACCAAATCTCTCCTAATGCCACCAGTGTCTCAGAGCTTCATATAAATACGTTTACATTCATCTATAAAGCAGGAGAGACAAGGGATCAGCAGTAACTAGATGCTAAGGATTTGCCGTACACCAGGAAGTCAAAAGAATCCTTTGcctgaaatgaataaaacacaaatatttcctCAAACACACGTCTGATTCATTATAATAATCCCTGAGTTCTTTAAGCTCAGGCTGGTTTTCATTTAAACCAAGTAATTAGAGTGagcttttaaaatgaacagCGTTGGTCACATCATTGGCAAACAGAGAGGAAGTGAATCAAGTAAAGCTCTGAGGCCTGTCAGAGGTGAGACGACTCGTCTGTGGGCTCCCGGTCAGCACAGGTTCAAAAAGCACAGCAGGGAACAGTTCAGTCTCGCTTCCCCTCCACCTCGGTTCCTTTTTGCGTGCAGTGGTCCGTGTTCGTGTCACACCTCAGACTAAATATCCCTCCCTGAGGTCGTCAGGTGTCACAGCTGCTCTCCTGACGCCATCTCCGGGCctcaggccgccgccgccgcgcttgGACACAGAGTGGACGGTGCGCCAGTCTCTGGAGGAAGGAGTCCTGTTCGGCCGAGCTCCAGGCCCCGCGGGCGAAGCGGAGGCTGAGGGTCTGGAGGCCTGAGGCTGAGCTCCGGGCTCCATCACCGTGTTGATGACTGGACAGGAAACATCGGCTGTGAGCTCAGAGTTCAGGTTCAGCTTATTCTACTTCTCTAGTCTGGACTCACCTTCAAGTTGGTGCTGAACTCTCTTCAGTTCTTTCAAAATGGTCATGATTTCCTGGAACACAGAAGTCTGATTTAGCTTCAACACAAACCTTCAGTCTGAACATCTGCTAAATATTCACGAACCTTGTTTGACGTTTTGACAACAGGAGGATCAACGTCACATTTaaccttctcctccacttcaTCCCAGACATCCAGTCGGTCCTGGAACAGAACCCTGTGAACAGAAGGCGGTGCTTTATCCTGAACCACTGACACCACTGGTTCCTCTGGACCTTTCATTTCTGACAGTAACtcgtgcttgtttttgtttacagctgGAGGGCGATGTCATAAAACTAAACTTATTGTGCATCTAATCCACTGAAAACATTCTGTTGTCTCAGCCCCACAGTCACAGAATACGGGCTCTGTTTTAATGGGATTATGGGCTCAGTGCAGTCTGGCCGTCAGACAGGATCAATAGGTTTGTTCATCAAACCCAGATTAGACGTGGGAACAGAGACTGCTCCAGTGTTTGCTCAACATCTTACTTGATTTTTTCAGCAAGCTGCTCCGTGTTTTCCCTGATGGTCACGATGATCTCAGACACAGGGTTCAGCAGGAGATTGTCCTTCAAGACCTGGAGGAAACAGAATCAGGATCTCATGAAGACATCTTGTGTTCAGCTAAAGAAATCTTACCATGAGGTGAATTATTACAGACCTCGTCTTTGCTCTGGGAGTGTTTCTGTTCTGGGTCGTTCGAGCTCTGATCAGCTTCATTTGGAGACGTGGAACTTGGTGGGACTCTCTGATAGTTTAATCCAGCCTCTGGAATACGCTGAACCAGCTGAGACACCATCACAAATAGAGTTAGTGCATACAGTCTGCATGGCTGCTGTACAGCAGGACGGCAGATTCTCACTGACGTACCTGCTCATGGGCGGTCACGGTGGACACGGGTGAGCTGCTCTCCAGGCCCGGGTTCTGAGCATCACCATCACCTGCTACGTCGTGGATTTCTCTGGCCAGGATAGCGAGGTCCTTGGCCAGGTCCTGGCTCAACCTAGTTATTGGAGGGACGGGTTAGGAAGACGTCGGGCACAGATGTGTGCGTCTGGATGGACTGTGGGGGATGGACCCctcgcctcccccgcctcacCGTGCAATCTCGGCGCTGTGCGTGGACCAGTTGTGGTACGTGTCCCGCTCCGGGTTCTCGTCCTCGGAGTCTCGGTGGCCTTTGAGGCGCAGCGCCACCACGGGCTGCGGCCGGGCCTGGATGCGGGGGCTCTGCGTGGCTGAGGAGGGTTGGGAGCGTTTGTGTTTAGGGGTGCTCTGGTTTGAGTCGTACTCCTCGTCGGAGGTAGAGGTATAGTCAGAGGCTTTCTGTCGTCTCCTGGAGCCTTAGCGCCGTGAATTGGTTTGAGTTATGAAGAAGTGagggtgaaagagagagaaaaccgCTAAGAAAAACACCACAGGCTGTTCAGACGTGAACCCTTCCCAGGAGAAAGGCAGATCAAGTGCTGTAGAAGTCATCAACAACACGTTTCAACTGAGCCGATGACTTCCACAGCACAACAAGGAAATCATTTCAGGGTTGTGTCCCCACAGATTACACTTCACAGGATCTGTACCTGAAGGTGTGTGGTTTCATGTTAGTGGAAACCTGATTCAAGTTACCCGCGTGTTACTTCAGGAAACGTAATCAAACCGATTCACCGCTTTGACGGATCCAGATGATCCTGATTCCAGTCCAGACCAAAACTCCTATTCTAACTTTCTACAAGCTGCTGAGTGAACGGCAGTACGTGCTTCATGTGCGTGGCCGTGTTGTACTCACTTGCGGTGCTGCTGGCGTATTTGGCGCTTCCCGAGCGCATGCGAGTGACTGGCAGCTTGTTGAGCGCTGCTTTCTGGGGCCGCTCCGCGGGCTTTGGTGCCGGGGCCGAGGCCCTGCGAGCGTGGCCGCCGCCCAGCTCGCCGCTGAGGCTGGAGAATCCCCGCGGggcggagggggcggggggggcgGAGGCCTCGCAGTCGCTGGGCGTGTGGAAGGAGCTGGTCCTCTTGCGGGGCATGGCCAGCAGGTCCAGCCGGGACAGCTTCCTGGGCTCCTGAGGCttggccgcggcgccggcgccgtcctGCAGACGCTCCCGCTCCGCTCCTTCGTTGTCCGAGGCCTCTTCCAGGCGAGCGCGGCGCAGCATGGACGCCCTGGTGGGCCTCGGAGCAGACAGGCTGCTGGTGCGGCTCAAGGCCTGGGGCGTTCGCGGCGTGCGCCCATCCTCCTTCTGAAGGGGCACGGTGAACTTCCTGCGGCCGTTGGACTCCTGGTCAGAGTAGGGGAGGCTGTGGGGGTCATCGCTCAGGTCTGTGGAGGCGCCTTTTCCGGCTCCAGGCCGGTGTCCTGCTGGTCTCCGGACTGACTCGGGCTTATTGCTGTCCGTTCTCTGAGAACGGTGGTTCGAGTCCTGACTGGCTAAACTCCCAGAGGACCTCTCCCTGTTGATGCCGCTGGCAAACGTCTTCTTGTTCAGCGTGCTGGGCTTGGTCTTACTGCTTTGCTGGCTCACTGTACTGGAGGTGTCCACGTCAGACTCCCCAGACAGGGAGTCCATTATGGGAGATGGAGTCGTTTCTGGATGAGCTTGGAGTTTGGCCTCCAAAGCAGCCAGGACATCCTCCGTCTGCTTGAGGTATGAATGCGTGTCCTGGTTGAAGGTTCCCTGGAACAAGTCGGGGTTTGGCTGTTTTAGAGCAGGGAGGCTGGAGATGTTGGGCAGTCGGTCGTTGCTGGGCCGCTCCTTAGTGAAGCTCTCCTGTCTAATCAGGGACGCTGTCATCTCTCTGGACTCGGGGCTCTGGGTGATGGTAGGAGCCGACACGTTGGGCCTGACCCGTCCGGAGTCCTGGTTGCCTCTGGGTTTGGTGAGGGTGGCGCTTGAGAAGGTTTTGGCTACAGGCACCGTCGCCGCCTCGGCTGCGCTGGGTTTGGAGACGGGCCGCTCTGCTTTGGGTGCAGCCCCTTCGGACCCGATGTAGAACGCTGTGGACTTGGCTGAGGATCTgggctttctctgcctctccttctcctcggtGTCCGACAGCGGCCGCCTCCTTTGCTCTACGACGGAACCGTCGTCCGACTTGCTGGCGTCGCTCAAGCTGTCGGGCTCCACGTCGTCCTGCACCGACAACCTGTGAACGGCGTCCTGGGAGCTGGGGTCCACCGGGCTATTCTCTTCTACGTCAAATGTAGAGTGTGGGTCATAATGAACATGGATGCAGGGGGTGGATACGCTGTCCCCCGTTGGTGCCTGGGGCAGGACGCGCTGAGCTCCAGGGGCGTCCATGCTGTCGTGGCTGTGGCTCAGACTGGCCTTGTGGGTGGTTGGGCCTCGTGCTGAAGTGAAACAGGTTTAATGCATATTAACCACACATACCAAACAGAAAATCATTCATATTCATCAGGACTCTCATTATCATTTCAAATAAACGGTGTCTCGTCAGGTGGCTCACCCCCTGCTGACAGCTCCATCTGCGACGGCATGTCATAGAGTTCAGACGAAGGGCCGGACTCCGTGTAGCTGTCTGCCAGGCTGGCCCAGCAAGACATCCACCTAGGGGCCCCCTGTAACACTGCACCTGCCGAGTGAACCTGCACCAAACACCAGGCAACACATTTAACATCCTCAAGATCTTCCATCTGCAGCTTTTAGAAGATTCAGGTCATTTCCTTGGTAGGAAACCGAATTAGTTCAATCAGCATAATGTCTATTTAATTATTCAGTAAGTTAATAATACAACAGACACATTAATTTCTTGCATTTGGTTAAAATAGAAAACTAGAACCCAGAGCCTGCGAGGAGAGATAAAGATAAATCAGTTTCACAGAGAAGAGTGAAAAGCAGAGCTTTAATGAGCCAACGCACTAGTTCACTGTCTTTAGTGATTCAGTTAAAACTATCCATCACTACACAATCACTGATCCAGGAACATTTACCTTGAGCAGACCCTGTGCCTGCTCCCCACTGCTACCCTGCCTACGCTGAGCCCTGCCCTCAACAACAAGCGGCCTAAACGCTGATGAGGTCCCTGCTTCACTGTGGTTCACGCGCTCTGGGCCCTCGACACCAAACACCTGTCAGGACAAAGTGTGTAAGACCACGCAGCGTGCCAGTGTAGTGGAGCAGCAACCGAGGACCCGCTCCCTCAAAGCCACACCCCGGGGTTTGAAGCCGTAGCACCATTTGATACTTGCCTGGTCGATTTTGCTCcttgcctcctccagctccttatCCTGCACATCTGCTTCAATGGTGTAGGTTCCTGCATCACTCAGACTGTCATCCTCTTCATTTCTACCTGCAGGGGGGCTCTTCACTGCTAAGCTGTGAGACAGAGGCATCACAGGGGCCTTAAGGGGAACAGGCCTGTGGATGGGAGAGGACGTCTGTGGCTGGAAGGACGCAGTAAATGGGGGAGAAACACACTGTGATGCAACCACTGCCTCCGTTTTAGCCGCTGTAGGGGgactgtgtgcatttgtgtcccGGGATGAGGAGGTGACCTGCTTTGACTGTTTCAGATACTCAGCAGTAAATTCCTGGGCCAGCTTGGACCTTCGGCCCACGCTGCTAAAGGGTCGTACAGAAACAGAAgtggaggagcgtgaggagaAGCTGGTGCTGATTCGGTCCTCGGTCTTCTCTCGTCGCAGGGAGCCGGCTCTCTGGGGGCCTGTGGGCGGCGGGGTCCTTTAGGGGGATGGTGTATCGTTGAGTTGCGGGAGTGGTGGAGGCCTGTCTCTCCCCAGAGGGGCTGGagcttttcttcatcttttccaGCTGAACCTTGAGGCTCGAAGGTTCAGACGGAGCAGTGTTATTGGTGAAGGACTGGGAGCGCTTCTTTCTTGGGTTGTCATCATAGAATTCAATGACAAAGGCCTGTTGAGGGTCAGACTTGGCAAAACTAGGGAGCGACTGGAActctgtggtggaggaggacaggtgCTCCTCAGAGTCTGGGGAGGCAAAGCGCTGTGGAGGGGAGTCTCTGATCGGCTGTGGACTCCCTCGGGCCCCAATCTGAGAGTCTGACTGGAGAAAAGCATTCCCACAGATCACAGGATCTTCTGAATCGCTGTGGCTGCCATCTTGATGGTTAGCTAGCAAGAAAAAACATCAAGTTAGTCTGTCTGTCAGTACATTTCATTACGCAGACAGTGTTTGACTGAGTGTCTCACCCTTCATCTTCAGAAACGTCGGGTCACTGTTGGTGCTGAGCATGTCTTCAGCCTGTGGCCTCCTACTCATCATGCTGGCGTTGCTTTGGACCAGCCAATCAGCAACCTTGCTCTCCGCTGACATCACCTCAGCAGGTGCGGTCACAACCTCTGTGGACGGGAACTTGCGCTGCTGGCGGAAGGAGAACTTGGTCACGTGATCCTTGATCTTCATTTTTCCCGGCGTGCAGTCGTCAAACTCGATGGTGAAGGAGGCGTGGCTTTGCACCACGGGGGGCGTGGGGGTGGCGGGGAGGGAGGGATCCGGCACGTCCTTGGTTGGAGCCTCGTGAACCTGTGGCTGGTGCTTTTTAACAGGCCGCTGCTGAAGCTCCTTTGTTGGGATCTCAAAGTAACTGGCCTCCCGTCTGTAGGAGGAGATGGACTTTGACTGAGCGTTGGTGGGCGAACCGTTGACGTCATATCTGGACACGTCTTTACCAGGTTCTATTAAGAATACGAGGGCAGAGGAAAGTGAGACATACAGTCACAGTCGTTTGAGTATTAATGATCAAAAGTATACgaacaaaaaggaaaatccTTCAAAACCAGCATTTATACAGTAGCTACACAGGATGCACACCATGTTATAATAAGGGACTTTTAGATAAACATGAACGCTAGCAGgataaaatgaaaattattCCAGCTGTTAAACAGGAAAACCACATCATTCCACCATCACtgcccagcagagggcagc
Above is a window of Betta splendens chromosome 22, fBetSpl5.4, whole genome shotgun sequence DNA encoding:
- the cep170ba gene encoding LOW QUALITY PROTEIN: centrosomal protein of 170 kDa protein B (The sequence of the model RefSeq protein was modified relative to this genomic sequence to represent the inferred CDS: inserted 2 bases in 1 codon); the protein is MSVTSWFLVSSSGTRHRLPREMIFVGRDDCELMLQSRSVDKQHAVINYDPRADEHMVKDLGSLNGTFVNDLRIPDQTYITLKLSDVIRFGYDAHVYVLEKSQHKVPEEALKHEKYTSQLQLSIKSLEAKDKPQLQSPSKDSLSGVKVQDKAEQRSSSLTGATDAPISKPTPLYGQPSWWGEDEESANKKRSADEKPSQQESPEPGKDVSRYDVNGSPTNAQSKSISSYRREASYFEIPTKELQQRPVKKHQPQVHEAPTKDVPDPSLPATPTPPVVQSHASFTIEFDDCTPGKMKIKDHVTKFSFRQQRKFPSTEVVTAPAEVMSAESKVADWLVQSNASMMSRRPQAEDMLSTNSDPTFLKMKANHQDGSHSDSEDPVICGNAFLQSDSQIGARGSPQPIRDSPPQRFASPDSEEHLSSSTTEFQSLPSFAKSDPQQAFVIEFYDDNPRKKRSQSFTNNTAPSEPSSLKVQLEKMKKSSSPSGERQASTTPATQRYTIPLKDPAAHXGPQRAGSLRREKTEDRISTSFSSRSSTSVSVRPFSSVGRRSKLAQEFTAEYLKQSKQVTSSSRDTNAHSPPTAAKTEAVVASQCVSPPFTASFQPQTSSPIHRPVPLKAPVMPLSHSLAVKSPPAGRNEEDDSLSDAGTYTIEADVQDKELEEARSKIDQVHSAGAVLQGAPRWMSCWASLADSYTESGPSSELYDMPSQMELSAGARGPTTHKASLSHSHDSMDAPGAQRVLPQAPTGDSVSTPCIHVHYDPHSTFDVEENSPVDPSSQDAVHRLSVQDDVEPDSLSDASKSDDGSVVEQRRRPLSDTEEKERQRKPRSSAKSTAFYIGSEGAAPKAERPVSKPSAAEAATVPVAKTFSSATLTKPRGNQDSGRVRPNVSAPTITQSPESREMTASLIRQESFTKERPSNDRLPNISSLPALKQPNPDLFQGTFNQDTHSYLKQTEDVLAALEAKLQAHPETTPSPIMDSLSGESDVDTSSTVSQQSSKTKPSTLNKKTFASGINRERSSGSLASQDSNHRSQRTDSNKPESVRRPAGHRPGAGKGASTDLSDDPHSLPYSDQESNGRRKFTVPLQKEDGRTPRTPQALSRTSSLSAPRPTRASMLRRARLEEASDNEGAERERLQDGAGAAAKPQEPRKLSRLDLLAMPRKRTSSFHTPSDCEASAPPAPSAPRGFSSLSGELGGGHARRASAPAPKPAERPQKAALNKLPVTRMRSGSAKYASSTASSRRRQKASDYTSTSDEEYDSNQSTPKHKRSQPSSATQSPRIQARPQPVVALRLKGHRDSEDENPERDTYHNWSTHSAEIARLSQDLAKDLAILAREIHDVAGDGDAQNPGLESSSPVSTVTAHEQLVQRIPEAGLNYQRVPPSSTSPNEADQSSNDPEQKHSQSKDEVLKDNLLLNPVSEIIVTIRENTEQLAEKIKVLFQDRLDVWDEVEEKVKCDVDPPVVKTSNKEIMTILKELKRVQHQLEVINTVMEPGAQPQASRPSASASPAGPGARPNRTPSSRDWRTVHSVSKRGGGGLRPGDGVRRAAVTPDDLREGYLV
- the LOC114848933 gene encoding 5'-3' exonuclease PLD4, producing the protein MTSSYRSLHDESVSPKARSTSCVLLAVVLACLTLLGVLLAVAVLERPPPPKDPGALPQDDGGGRSSVNQCSLALVESIPQHVKYKANVTFGIPLGEVWNQLISMATEQVEVASFYWTLTGEDINVNSSSDIPGKGILDALGELPSRNVSVRVVTSVPSVRTNSTDLRVLKQKGVRVRKVNFGRLTNGVLHSKFWIVDQKHVFIGSANMDWRALTQVKELGVVVYNCSSLATDLQKFFESYWVMGTANSSLPHPWPSEYDTSINKQHPLLVEDGNVSSRIYLAGAPPSFFPPSRTQDLEAILSSISEAQHYVDVAVMEYFPTTRFVEHQRYWPFIDDAIRVAAFERRVKVRMLISCGRDSDPAMLPFLRSLASLDSPLHDISIQIKLYIVPVGNQSDIPYSRVNHNKYMVTDKVAYIGTSNWSGDYFLTTAGVGLVISQHAPHPEWSTKALQSQLRAVFVRDWLSEFAVNITDLKHNPDCALTR